In the genome of Flavobacteriales bacterium, one region contains:
- a CDS encoding PQQ-binding-like beta-propeller repeat protein encodes MKKSIFIHSLLAMSALTCFAQEDMTTVWEQRLEHSIAYSGTGLEERGYSYAASDKEMTVFSNKDGHTIWSKPFKEIAPNLRKIDELIPFWESNTVFLFERKMGKDQVACIDIEKGTVLWTTDKYQNLSEDNVVYIAEKEGFALSLKESLVFIKARTGEELWSTSKFKGVVGKYVYRDNQIVTVNFVPGGLAALFSGFKNQIAKIDLNNGDVLWEQTYVGRAERKVVTREFVFDLDLKDDMVVLKMNGIQTYDWKTGAKLWAAAFDFTADVVGSPAGATAFGIYGAVAEPIWDGDDVYVLDMSNKKSQYVKKYDRNTGKLLWTSPEIKGARAIPAMGLAGDKIILQIGGTVECQAIIRKKDSEGNITIERKVWWPDVKPWGLKAINTNDGSVAWESERFKKGISNSFTVGDNAIVCSGKAIYSLKVADGTEVYEVELKDDDIGRGEQLMLYEDKAIVIGSKGVSSHNVSDGKLVASGRYKSSALEDSKGDYLIMKTEGADIASFYLKDCTYKKFNARKGATTTLTEEGDYVYVYEKKTVTKVATK; translated from the coding sequence ATGAAAAAGTCAATCTTCATTCACAGCCTTCTGGCAATGTCTGCACTTACGTGCTTTGCCCAGGAGGATATGACCACCGTTTGGGAACAACGACTTGAACACAGCATTGCCTACTCAGGTACCGGACTCGAAGAAAGAGGCTACAGCTACGCAGCATCCGACAAGGAAATGACCGTTTTCAGCAACAAAGACGGACATACCATCTGGAGCAAGCCCTTTAAAGAAATCGCTCCCAACCTGCGCAAGATTGACGAACTTATCCCCTTCTGGGAATCCAATACCGTTTTCCTGTTCGAAAGGAAGATGGGCAAAGACCAGGTGGCCTGCATCGACATTGAAAAAGGTACCGTGCTGTGGACCACCGATAAGTACCAGAACCTGTCGGAAGACAACGTGGTGTACATCGCCGAAAAGGAAGGCTTTGCGCTTTCACTGAAAGAAAGCCTCGTGTTCATCAAAGCCCGCACAGGCGAAGAGCTCTGGAGCACTTCCAAGTTCAAGGGTGTTGTGGGTAAATACGTGTACCGCGACAACCAGATCGTGACCGTGAACTTTGTACCCGGTGGCCTCGCCGCCCTGTTCAGCGGTTTCAAGAACCAGATCGCAAAGATCGACCTGAACAACGGAGATGTACTCTGGGAACAAACCTACGTAGGCCGTGCCGAACGTAAAGTGGTTACCCGCGAGTTCGTTTTCGACCTCGACCTGAAAGATGACATGGTGGTGCTGAAAATGAACGGTATCCAAACCTATGACTGGAAAACCGGCGCCAAACTGTGGGCCGCCGCCTTCGACTTCACAGCCGATGTGGTGGGTTCACCTGCCGGCGCAACCGCATTCGGTATCTATGGCGCCGTTGCCGAACCCATCTGGGACGGTGACGATGTGTACGTACTCGACATGTCGAACAAGAAAAGCCAATACGTGAAGAAGTACGACCGCAACACAGGTAAACTGCTGTGGACTTCTCCCGAGATCAAAGGTGCACGTGCCATCCCGGCAATGGGACTGGCAGGCGACAAGATCATCCTCCAGATCGGTGGCACCGTGGAATGCCAGGCCATCATCCGCAAGAAAGACTCAGAAGGCAACATCACGATTGAACGCAAAGTATGGTGGCCGGATGTAAAACCCTGGGGCCTGAAAGCCATCAACACCAATGACGGTTCCGTTGCATGGGAGTCTGAGCGCTTTAAGAAAGGGATCTCCAACTCATTCACCGTGGGCGACAATGCCATCGTTTGTAGCGGTAAAGCGATTTACTCCCTGAAAGTAGCCGACGGTACCGAAGTGTATGAAGTGGAACTGAAAGACGACGACATCGGCCGTGGCGAACAACTGATGCTCTACGAAGACAAGGCGATCGTTATCGGCAGCAAAGGTGTTTCCTCACACAACGTAAGTGATGGTAAACTCGTGGCTTCCGGCAGGTACAAGTCATCTGCCCTGGAAGACTCGAAAGGCGATTACCTGATTATGAAAACCGAAGGCGCCGACATCGCTTCCTTCTACCTGAAAGATTGCACATACAAGAAATTCAACGCCCGCAAAGGCGCCACCACCACCCTCACCGAAGAAGGGGATTATGTGTATGTGTATGAAAAGAAAACGGTGACCAAAGTAGCCACCAAGTAA
- a CDS encoding YwbE family protein: protein MSDGTIRANIRIGQTVKVVQKHEQKTGRLTHGRVKRILTSAAVHTRGIKVMLESGIVGRVREIVD, encoded by the coding sequence ATGTCAGACGGTACCATACGCGCAAACATCCGCATCGGCCAAACGGTGAAAGTGGTTCAGAAGCACGAACAGAAAACCGGGCGGCTGACCCATGGCCGTGTAAAAAGAATCCTTACCAGCGCAGCCGTGCACACCCGCGGGATCAAAGTGATGCTGGAATCCGGTATTGTGGGAAGGGTTCGGGAGATCGTAGATTGA
- a CDS encoding DUF86 domain-containing protein has protein sequence MSERSPGLLLEDILDSIEKIQSYTAGFSFDDFMNDSKTVDAVIRNFEIIGEAAGRIPDHVKTDYPAVDWHRIRGFRNRIVHHYFGIDYEIVWEIIQNNLDELKDQIKQVFNDLH, from the coding sequence ATGTCTGAAAGAAGTCCTGGCTTACTACTGGAAGATATACTTGACAGCATTGAAAAGATCCAGTCCTATACAGCAGGGTTTTCCTTTGACGACTTTATGAACGATTCTAAAACAGTGGATGCGGTCATCCGCAATTTTGAGATCATCGGTGAAGCAGCTGGCAGGATACCGGATCATGTCAAAACCGATTATCCGGCGGTTGACTGGCACCGTATCCGCGGATTCAGAAACCGTATCGTACACCACTATTTCGGTATTGATTACGAAATCGTTTGGGAAATTATTCAGAACAACCTGGATGAGTTGAAAGACCAAATAAAACAGGTTTTCAACGATCTGCATTAA
- a CDS encoding nucleotidyltransferase family protein, with amino-acid sequence MTNLRDITTVLAGHKNALFRKYAIRSLGIFGSYAQNQQKEESDIDILVEFEKPVGMEFIDLADELEKLLHTKVDLVSKKGIKQKYMDVITKSLIYV; translated from the coding sequence ATGACCAATCTCAGGGACATAACCACAGTGCTTGCCGGACACAAGAATGCCTTGTTCAGGAAATACGCCATCCGGTCATTGGGTATTTTCGGATCATATGCCCAAAACCAACAAAAGGAAGAAAGCGACATAGATATCCTGGTCGAATTTGAAAAACCCGTGGGGATGGAGTTTATAGACCTGGCTGATGAACTGGAAAAGCTACTTCATACCAAGGTTGATCTCGTTTCAAAAAAGGGCATAAAACAGAAGTACATGGATGTGATCACAAAAAGCCTCATTTATGTCTGA
- a CDS encoding four helix bundle protein — protein sequence MGNDQQNPLLEVTFEFALAIMQFSEELEGLKKYVIAKQLLRSGTAIGALAREAQMAESRADFIHKLKIAQKEAEETEYWLLLCKHSTNYPNTDERLTNNLVSIKKLLSRIISTAIQNENSSKKMTSRMSSTH from the coding sequence ATGGGAAACGATCAACAAAATCCACTTCTTGAGGTTACATTTGAATTCGCACTGGCTATTATGCAGTTTTCCGAAGAATTGGAAGGTTTAAAGAAATACGTAATTGCCAAACAACTGCTGAGGTCCGGCACAGCAATCGGTGCTCTGGCAAGGGAAGCACAAATGGCGGAAAGCAGAGCGGATTTCATTCATAAATTGAAAATTGCCCAAAAAGAAGCCGAAGAAACGGAGTATTGGCTGCTCCTATGCAAGCATTCAACAAATTATCCAAACACTGATGAGCGGCTTACGAACAACCTGGTATCGATAAAGAAATTGTTATCCCGGATCATATCTACAGCTATACAAAACGAAAATTCATCAAAAAAGATGACGTCCCGCATGTCATCAACACATTAG
- the metG gene encoding methionine--tRNA ligase, which translates to MANADKYTVTSALPYANGPLHIGHIAGAYLPADIFVRYLRLRGKDVVYICGSDEHGAAITIQARKEGVSPQEIVDKYHELNKATFERFGMSFDIYHRTSSELHHHTAADFFKTLYDKGAFDVQESEQFFDEEYQQFLADRYITGTCPKCGHDKAYGDQCEKCGSSLNPTDLINPLSTLSGKTPVLKTTRHWYLPMQKEEGWLKEWIEQGTLEGKPHHDPKAWKKQVIGQCKSWIDGGLQSRAMTRDLDWGVKVPLPDAVGKVLYVWLDAPIGYISATKQWALDHKTDWESRWQDPNTQLVHFIGKDNIVFHCIIFPILLKLHGGYNLPVNVPANEFLNLEGDKISTSRNHAVWLHEYLDDFPGKEDVLRYVLCSISPELKDSEFTWDDFQARNNNELVAIFGNFVNRALVLTDKYYEGKVPTLGQPTEADKEVIKQCEAIPEKVGQGIEAYRFREALADAIQLARIGNKYLADNEPWKVIKTDPERVKTVMHIALQIGAALAVVMKPFLPFTAEKLRGMLQLEGGEWDVAGTLNLLPEGHQLGKASLLFEKIEVDTIQAQKDKLNRNKPKKPNVMEAKPEIVFDDFTKVDIRTGTILEAEKVPDTDKLLKLSIDTGLDKRTVVSGIAQFYQPENIIGQKVLILVNLAPRKLRGIPSQGMILMAEDADGKLCFVKPEDEMMNGSTVR; encoded by the coding sequence TTGGCAAACGCTGACAAATACACGGTTACCTCGGCCCTTCCCTATGCGAACGGGCCGCTTCATATAGGGCACATCGCCGGCGCATACCTGCCGGCCGACATCTTCGTACGCTACCTGCGCCTGCGTGGTAAGGATGTGGTGTACATCTGCGGTTCCGACGAGCATGGCGCCGCCATCACCATCCAGGCAAGAAAAGAAGGGGTATCACCGCAGGAGATCGTGGACAAATACCATGAGCTGAACAAAGCGACATTCGAACGTTTCGGTATGTCGTTCGACATTTACCACCGGACTTCTTCGGAACTTCACCACCACACGGCGGCCGACTTCTTCAAAACACTTTACGACAAGGGTGCATTTGACGTACAGGAATCGGAACAGTTCTTTGATGAGGAATACCAGCAGTTTCTTGCCGACAGGTACATCACAGGTACCTGTCCGAAATGCGGACACGACAAAGCCTATGGCGACCAGTGCGAGAAGTGCGGCAGCAGCCTCAACCCCACGGACCTCATCAACCCCTTATCCACCTTGAGCGGCAAAACACCGGTTTTAAAAACCACCCGCCACTGGTACCTTCCTATGCAGAAAGAGGAGGGCTGGCTGAAGGAATGGATCGAACAGGGTACGCTGGAAGGTAAACCGCATCACGATCCGAAAGCCTGGAAAAAACAGGTGATCGGACAGTGCAAATCGTGGATCGACGGCGGATTGCAATCACGCGCCATGACCCGCGACCTCGACTGGGGTGTGAAGGTACCTCTGCCCGATGCGGTAGGAAAAGTGCTGTATGTATGGCTGGATGCCCCGATCGGGTATATTTCGGCTACCAAGCAATGGGCCCTTGATCACAAGACCGATTGGGAAAGCCGGTGGCAGGATCCCAACACACAGCTGGTGCACTTCATCGGGAAAGACAACATCGTATTCCACTGCATCATCTTCCCCATTCTGCTGAAGCTGCATGGTGGCTATAACCTGCCTGTGAACGTACCCGCCAATGAATTCCTGAACCTGGAAGGCGACAAGATCTCCACCTCCCGCAACCACGCGGTATGGCTGCACGAGTACCTGGATGACTTTCCCGGGAAAGAGGATGTATTGCGCTATGTACTGTGCAGCATTTCCCCGGAACTGAAGGACAGCGAATTCACCTGGGACGATTTCCAGGCACGCAACAACAACGAACTGGTGGCCATCTTCGGCAACTTCGTGAACCGGGCGCTGGTGCTCACCGACAAATATTATGAAGGAAAAGTGCCGACGTTGGGTCAACCCACAGAAGCGGATAAAGAAGTCATCAAACAATGCGAAGCCATTCCTGAGAAAGTAGGACAAGGCATTGAGGCCTACCGGTTCCGCGAAGCCCTTGCCGATGCCATACAACTGGCCCGCATCGGCAACAAATACCTGGCTGATAACGAACCGTGGAAAGTGATCAAGACCGATCCCGAACGCGTGAAAACTGTTATGCATATTGCGTTGCAGATCGGTGCGGCATTGGCAGTGGTGATGAAACCGTTCCTGCCCTTCACGGCCGAAAAGCTGCGTGGCATGCTACAACTGGAAGGTGGCGAGTGGGACGTTGCCGGAACGTTGAACCTCTTGCCGGAAGGCCATCAGCTGGGCAAGGCCTCATTGTTGTTCGAGAAGATCGAAGTCGATACCATCCAGGCACAGAAAGACAAACTGAACCGGAACAAACCGAAAAAACCCAACGTCATGGAAGCAAAACCCGAGATCGTGTTCGACGACTTCACCAAGGTTGACATCCGCACCGGAACAATCCTGGAAGCGGAGAAGGTACCGGATACCGACAAGCTGCTGAAACTGTCAATAGATACAGGGCTCGACAAGCGGACGGTGGTATCGGGTATCGCCCAGTTTTACCAACCTGAAAATATCATTGGGCAGAAAGTATTGATTTTGGTAAATTTGGCTCCCCGAAAACTCCGGGGCATCCCCTCCCAAGGCATGATCCTGATGGCAGAAGATGCGGATGGCAAGCTTTGCTTTGTCAAACCGGAGGATGAGATGATGAATGGAAGTACAGTAAGATGA
- a CDS encoding putative DNA binding domain-containing protein, producing MDESSIVDKKSIRFLKANATDWAELAKDCVCFANAQGGRILIGIEDGAEMPAEEQVIDHSWPEKFQKNISQRTINVAVTVHIMTAGNGGEYIEVLILRNGQSIASTTDGRYYIRVSDDCKPVLPDEMARLAADKNAFIWETQTNRKVPKTRLDKDKLNLLVKDIRASDRVSDFVKSKSEEELLQHYFMLSGEYLTNLGILWVGQRQDRASLLYPPAIQFIRYNERDEKVWKKVLDDYSLNPKELLESVINDIPDWQESIEISDGLFRKNLPFFPIEVIRELVVNALVHRTYTTRGDIFINLYTNYLEIHSPGRLPYGVTPQNILSQSVRRNEHLSRVFYDLNLMEKEGSGYDLMYELLLQVGKPIPDVREGDDRVTVIVQKQFAHKEVVNLMDKASKEYALTQKEIIALGLVAQNGSLKAIELSKLLNQKDEVGLRHWLGRLIDFKVVESKGKTKGMTYYVNPKYLKRLNFKGQTNLKTIEVHRLKELIYQDLSMYAESSIGDIHLRIGKEIPKQSIKHELNKMLKSGEIKKTGERRWRRYSINK from the coding sequence ATGGATGAAAGTTCAATTGTGGATAAAAAGTCGATTCGGTTTTTAAAAGCCAATGCTACGGATTGGGCTGAACTTGCAAAAGACTGCGTTTGTTTTGCCAATGCTCAGGGAGGCAGGATACTTATTGGCATTGAAGATGGTGCAGAAATGCCAGCAGAAGAGCAAGTGATCGACCATAGTTGGCCAGAGAAATTTCAAAAGAATATTAGTCAGCGAACAATCAATGTGGCGGTTACGGTTCACATTATGACTGCTGGGAATGGAGGAGAGTATATTGAGGTGTTAATTTTGAGGAATGGCCAAAGTATTGCATCAACAACAGATGGGCGGTATTATATAAGAGTATCGGATGATTGTAAACCTGTTCTTCCTGATGAGATGGCTCGTCTGGCTGCAGATAAAAACGCATTTATATGGGAAACACAAACAAATCGAAAAGTTCCTAAAACACGTTTGGATAAAGATAAATTAAATCTCCTTGTCAAGGATATAAGGGCTTCAGATAGGGTAAGCGACTTTGTTAAGAGTAAATCAGAAGAAGAATTACTTCAACATTATTTTATGCTGAGTGGAGAGTACTTGACAAATCTTGGGATTCTTTGGGTAGGGCAGCGTCAGGATAGAGCAAGTTTGCTATATCCTCCGGCGATACAATTTATTAGGTATAACGAACGTGACGAAAAAGTTTGGAAAAAGGTTCTAGATGATTATTCCTTGAATCCTAAAGAGCTTCTGGAAAGCGTCATTAATGATATTCCTGATTGGCAGGAAAGCATAGAGATTTCGGATGGCCTGTTTCGCAAAAACCTTCCATTCTTTCCGATTGAAGTAATACGTGAACTTGTGGTGAATGCATTGGTCCATAGAACCTACACTACGAGAGGGGATATATTCATCAATCTCTATACTAATTATTTGGAGATACATAGTCCGGGGCGTTTGCCATATGGCGTTACTCCTCAAAACATACTAAGCCAATCCGTTCGTAGAAATGAGCATTTGTCAAGGGTCTTTTACGATCTAAATCTTATGGAGAAGGAAGGTAGTGGTTATGACCTTATGTATGAGCTATTATTACAAGTTGGTAAGCCAATTCCAGATGTTAGGGAGGGGGATGATAGGGTGACAGTCATTGTTCAAAAGCAGTTTGCGCACAAGGAGGTTGTAAACTTGATGGATAAGGCAAGTAAAGAATACGCACTAACCCAAAAAGAAATTATCGCTTTAGGACTTGTTGCTCAAAACGGATCGTTAAAGGCAATTGAACTTTCAAAACTTTTAAATCAGAAAGACGAAGTCGGGTTAAGGCATTGGTTGGGCCGTCTTATTGATTTTAAGGTTGTTGAAAGCAAGGGCAAGACCAAGGGGATGACTTATTATGTCAACCCCAAATATCTAAAACGCCTAAATTTTAAGGGGCAAACAAATCTAAAAACCATTGAGGTTCATAGACTGAAAGAATTAATCTATCAGGATCTCTCAATGTATGCTGAAAGTTCAATAGGTGATATACATTTAAGAATAGGAAAAGAGATACCGAAACAAAGTATTAAGCATGAATTGAATAAAATGTTGAAGAGCGGGGAAATTAAGAAGACAGGTGAGAGGAGATGGAGACGCTATTCTATCAACAAATGA
- a CDS encoding LD-carboxypeptidase: MRLSPPVLQKGDVVGIAATARKVDLSELEAATRMLESWGLQVQHAPGLFESDHQFAGSDNVRAAGFQALLDDSRVKAILLARGGYGTVRMVDMLDFDAFHQHPKWIIGFSDATVLHAHIQRHVGCETLHAPMALTFPSSTEAAVDRLQRVLFGEAPVYTIPAHPQNRKGTAEGMLTGGNLSVLYSLLGSSSDADWTDRILFLEDLDEYLYHIDRMMVNLRRSGKLQGLAGLVVGGCTDMKDNQVPFGKTAEEIISDAVSSYGYPVCFGFPAGHVAENMPLIMGRKVFLEVDDAVRLTFADHG; encoded by the coding sequence ATGCGTTTATCCCCACCGGTACTGCAAAAAGGAGATGTGGTTGGCATCGCAGCCACCGCCCGCAAGGTGGATTTGTCCGAGCTGGAAGCCGCCACACGCATGCTCGAAAGCTGGGGTCTTCAGGTACAACATGCACCCGGGTTGTTTGAAAGCGATCACCAGTTTGCGGGTAGCGACAACGTGCGTGCAGCAGGGTTTCAGGCGTTGCTGGATGATTCCCGGGTGAAGGCCATCCTCCTTGCCCGGGGCGGGTACGGCACGGTGCGCATGGTAGATATGCTCGATTTTGATGCCTTCCATCAACATCCCAAATGGATCATCGGCTTCAGCGATGCGACGGTTCTGCACGCCCACATCCAACGCCATGTCGGGTGCGAAACCCTCCATGCACCCATGGCACTGACCTTTCCTTCGAGCACGGAAGCTGCCGTGGACCGGTTGCAACGTGTGTTGTTCGGGGAGGCCCCGGTATACACGATCCCGGCACATCCGCAGAACCGGAAAGGCACAGCGGAAGGAATGCTGACCGGCGGCAACCTATCGGTACTATATAGTTTACTGGGTTCATCTTCCGATGCCGATTGGACCGATCGCATCCTTTTCCTGGAAGACCTCGACGAGTATTTGTACCACATCGACCGGATGATGGTCAACCTCCGGAGATCCGGTAAACTGCAAGGCCTGGCAGGTTTGGTGGTGGGCGGATGCACGGATATGAAAGACAATCAGGTGCCTTTCGGTAAGACCGCTGAAGAGATCATTTCCGATGCCGTAAGTTCTTATGGCTACCCGGTCTGTTTCGGATTTCCGGCAGGCCATGTGGCGGAAAACATGCCCCTGATCATGGGTCGCAAGGTTTTTCTTGAGGTGGATGACGCGGTTCGACTTACCTTTGCAGACCATGGCTGA
- a CDS encoding YraN family protein codes for MAEHNELGKQGEALALQHLQKEGYEVLEQNWVHGKEEVDIIARKGDWLVMVEVKARMTNAFGEPEAFVNRTKQRHLVSAANAYVEKEGIELETRFDIISVLFKGGTHQINHIEDAFYPTL; via the coding sequence ATGGCTGAACACAACGAACTCGGAAAACAGGGAGAGGCACTGGCCCTTCAGCACCTTCAGAAGGAGGGATATGAAGTCCTGGAACAAAACTGGGTGCATGGAAAGGAAGAGGTAGACATCATTGCCCGCAAAGGCGACTGGCTCGTGATGGTGGAAGTGAAAGCCCGTATGACCAATGCATTCGGCGAACCCGAAGCATTTGTGAACCGAACCAAACAACGCCACCTTGTATCAGCCGCCAACGCATATGTAGAGAAGGAAGGCATTGAGCTTGAAACACGGTTCGATATCATATCGGTGTTGTTCAAGGGAGGCACCCATCAGATCAACCACATTGAAGACGCATTTTACCCTACGCTATGA
- a CDS encoding pseudouridine synthase, with protein sequence MNQKKSPGRNNAGRKPANRSAGSRPSRPSSDRKPRTSDGPDRKSRTSDGPGRKPKREGETRREGDRPAFSRGDRGFRKPGFSPRGGKPRPYKSRRTEGDNDGRVRLNRYIATSGVCSRREADELIASGLISVNGKVVTELGMKVGPNDEIRYDGRVLRGEKPTYVLLNKPKDFVTTTKDPKERKTVMQLVAKACKERIYPVGRLDRQTTGLLLFTNDGEMAEKLTHPRYGAKKLYHVYLDRELEKPDFDKIKKGIHLEEGIARVDQISFVGDASDKSQVGLEIHIGWNRVVRRIFDKLGYKVTKLDRVIFAGLTKKDLPRGHWRFLSSKEVNMLKSHGEA encoded by the coding sequence ATGAACCAGAAAAAATCACCCGGAAGAAACAACGCAGGAAGAAAACCCGCTAACAGGTCTGCCGGTAGCAGGCCATCTCGTCCGTCTTCCGATCGCAAACCCCGGACATCCGACGGGCCTGATCGTAAATCTCGGACATCCGATGGACCCGGCCGCAAACCCAAACGCGAGGGTGAAACAAGACGCGAAGGAGATCGCCCGGCTTTTTCCAGGGGCGACCGCGGTTTCCGCAAACCCGGGTTCTCGCCGCGGGGAGGCAAACCAAGGCCCTACAAAAGCAGAAGAACCGAAGGAGATAATGATGGACGTGTGCGCCTCAACCGTTACATTGCCACATCCGGCGTATGCTCCCGCAGGGAAGCAGATGAACTGATCGCATCAGGATTAATCAGCGTGAATGGAAAAGTAGTGACCGAACTGGGCATGAAGGTCGGACCGAACGACGAGATTCGCTACGATGGCCGCGTGCTGCGCGGTGAAAAACCCACCTACGTGCTGCTCAACAAGCCGAAGGATTTCGTGACCACCACCAAGGACCCGAAAGAACGCAAAACTGTGATGCAACTGGTGGCCAAGGCATGCAAGGAACGCATCTATCCCGTTGGCCGCCTCGATCGGCAGACCACCGGATTGCTGCTGTTCACCAACGACGGCGAAATGGCGGAGAAGCTTACCCATCCGCGGTACGGCGCCAAGAAACTGTACCATGTTTACCTCGATCGCGAACTGGAAAAGCCCGACTTCGATAAAATCAAAAAGGGGATCCACCTGGAAGAAGGTATCGCCCGGGTAGACCAGATTTCCTTCGTGGGGGATGCCAGCGACAAGAGCCAGGTCGGGCTCGAGATCCACATCGGATGGAACCGTGTGGTGCGCCGCATTTTTGACAAGCTGGGTTACAAGGTAACGAAGCTGGACCGTGTGATCTTCGCCGGTCTTACCAAGAAAGACCTGCCCCGCGGACATTGGCGCTTCCTGTCATCCAAAGAGGTGAACATGCTGAAGAGCCACGGGGAAGCCTGA
- a CDS encoding transposase, with product MSDKYKIRQPDRAYFITMTIVGWIDVFTRSEQKSALVDSLKYCQRNKGLIIYAYCLMPSHLHMICQADDGHSLKAILRDFKEFTSKQIIRIAGEQSESRREWMLTAFQQACCHLKRHQKYKVWQDGNHAMELYSNRFIWQKLEYIHHNPVKDLIVEKPEEYLFSSARNYAELDSFLDVCLLTLPTKNYR from the coding sequence GTGTCTGATAAATACAAAATACGGCAACCGGATCGTGCATATTTTATCACGATGACCATCGTGGGTTGGATAGATGTTTTTACAAGATCGGAGCAAAAAAGTGCATTGGTTGATTCGCTCAAATACTGCCAGCGTAACAAAGGTTTGATCATTTACGCCTATTGTCTGATGCCAAGCCATTTGCATATGATTTGCCAGGCGGACGATGGTCATTCATTGAAAGCGATCCTCAGAGATTTCAAGGAATTTACCAGCAAACAAATCATTCGCATTGCCGGTGAACAGTCTGAAAGTCGGCGCGAATGGATGTTAACTGCATTTCAGCAAGCTTGTTGCCACCTGAAGAGACATCAAAAGTATAAGGTATGGCAGGACGGAAATCATGCCATGGAGTTGTATTCAAATCGCTTCATCTGGCAAAAGCTGGAGTACATACATCATAATCCGGTGAAAGATCTGATCGTTGAGAAACCGGAAGAATACCTTTTTAGTTCGGCAAGAAATTATGCTGAGCTAGATAGCTTTCTGGATGTTTGCTTGCTTACACTTCCTACAAAAAACTATCGATAG
- a CDS encoding polyprenyl synthetase family protein yields the protein MPTLEAIKKPISLEIDEFEDRFRESIKSKVPLLDKITHYIVKRKGKQMRPMFVFLSGKMCGEVNDTTYRAAALIELLHTATLVHDDVVDDANLRRGLFSVNALWKNKVAVLVGDYLLSKGLLLSIDHGDFSLLRVVSDAVKDMSEGELLQIEKARKLDIEEGIYYEIIRKKTASLISSACACGAVSAGADEDTVARVHRFGELAGMAFQIKDDLFDYNLNGGSIGKPTGIDIKEKKMTLPLIHSLSKATPAEKRHIINTVKNHNTNRKKVMEVIDFVNRSGGIDYAKEKMEAYNTEALEVLHTFPESDARDGLETLVQYSMERKK from the coding sequence ATGCCCACCCTCGAAGCCATAAAAAAACCCATCTCACTGGAGATCGACGAATTCGAAGACCGGTTCCGGGAATCGATCAAAAGCAAGGTGCCCCTGCTCGACAAGATCACCCATTACATCGTGAAGCGGAAGGGCAAGCAGATGCGACCCATGTTCGTATTCCTGAGCGGAAAGATGTGCGGAGAAGTGAACGATACCACCTACCGTGCAGCAGCCCTCATTGAACTGCTGCACACCGCCACGCTCGTGCACGACGATGTGGTGGATGACGCCAACCTTCGCCGCGGACTTTTTTCCGTGAACGCACTCTGGAAAAACAAGGTGGCTGTGCTCGTGGGCGACTACCTCCTGTCGAAAGGCCTGTTGCTGTCCATCGACCACGGCGATTTCAGTTTGCTGCGCGTGGTATCAGATGCAGTGAAAGACATGAGTGAAGGTGAACTTCTGCAGATTGAAAAGGCAAGGAAACTTGACATCGAGGAAGGTATCTACTACGAGATCATCCGGAAAAAAACCGCCTCGCTGATCTCCTCGGCGTGTGCCTGCGGCGCGGTTTCCGCCGGTGCCGACGAAGACACGGTGGCACGCGTGCACCGTTTCGGAGAACTGGCCGGCATGGCCTTCCAGATCAAAGACGACCTGTTTGATTACAACCTGAACGGCGGCTCCATCGGAAAACCCACCGGCATCGACATCAAGGAAAAGAAGATGACCCTGCCGCTGATCCATTCCCTAAGCAAGGCAACGCCCGCCGAGAAACGGCACATCATCAACACGGTGAAAAACCACAACACCAATCGCAAGAAGGTGATGGAAGTGATCGACTTCGTGAACCGGTCCGGCGGGATCGATTACGCCAAAGAAAAAATGGAGGCATACAACACCGAAGCGCTGGAAGTGCTGCATACCTTCCCCGAGTCAGATGCCCGCGACGGACTGGAAACCCTGGTGCAGTACAGCATGGAGCGGAAGAAATGA